In Candidatus Nealsonbacteria bacterium, the genomic stretch GAGTCATTCTTGCCCGAAGGCTCTGTTAAAATTAAGATAAAAAGCAACAAAAGAATAAGATAATAAAATAGATTAGAATATCCAAAATGAATCAAGAAGCTTGTCTGTAAAATAAAGAGAATGAAAAAGAAAAAAACCGCACTGATTAAGAATATAAATCTTCTCATATAGGATAATCTTTAATAATGAAAACTTTTCTGATTCTTCTTATATTTAAAAAAGAAACTACATCAGACTTCTGAAAGGCTTCGAGGTCGCTTCTCTCAATGTTTCTAATTACTCCTATGGGTAATCCGGATGGAAAAATTCCATCCGCAATAGCGGTCATAATAATATCACCATCACTTATTTCTGCATCTTTTGACACAAAATCTAACAACATCTTTCCTCGGCCCTGACCCCTAACAACTCCTATTGTTTGTCTATTCTGAATTTCAACATTAAAAAGACCCTCTGTATACGATACAAGGGCAATTTTAGAAAAATTATCATAGACTTCAAAAACTCTTCCTACTACTATTTTATTCTCCGTAATAACGGGCATTCCGACAACTACACCGTCTAGTAAACCACGGTCAACTAAGATTATGTCTTGCAAAATGTCTCTTCCCAAAACATCTGCCATTAAAAGATCAAAATCTTCTTGAAGATTAAATTCTAGGGCTGTTCGCAGGGTTTCATTTTCTTCCCGCAACTCTCTTAGTGAAGCAATTTCTGATATAAAACCAACTCTTTCTTCAAATAATTGATCCCTTTCTCGCCTAAGATTGCCTGAATCTGTAAAAGATAAAAAAACATCTGAGAATGACTCCCCTAAGCTCCAAAAAGTTCTTTGAAAAGGTTGGGAAAAATTATAAAAAGAATTAGATATAGTCGCTGAAAAAGAGAAAAAAAGAATAAACAAAATAATGCCTGGGATTAGAATAATCCAAACTCCTTTTTTCTTTTTATTGAGATTTTTTAACTTAAATTCTTGCATAATTCAACCTATTATATACTATTCCTTATTTAAATCAAAGAATTTAAGCAATAAAAAAATCGTATACAATTCACGGGAACTACCTACTTTCGCAGGAAAAACCCACTATCATCGGCCTTAGCGCATTTCACTTCCGAGTTCGAAATGGGATCGGGTGGGACAACGCTAGTATAGTTCCCATAAATTAAATACGATTTAGTGAATTTTCTTGTGACCACTAAGCACTAGCCAAAACTGCAATGACCTATTAGTACTGCTCGGCTGAAGACATTACTGTCCTTAGACCTGCAGCCTATCGACCTCATAATCTTTAAGGGGTCTATGATTCCTAATCTTGGATTGGGCTTCGCACTTAGATGCTTTCAGTGCTTATCCCTTCCCAACTTAGCTACCCAGCAATGCTCCGGGCGGAAC encodes the following:
- the mreC gene encoding rod shape-determining protein MreC is translated as MQEFKLKNLNKKKKGVWIILIPGIILFILFFSFSATISNSFYNFSQPFQRTFWSLGESFSDVFLSFTDSGNLRRERDQLFEERVGFISEIASLRELREENETLRTALEFNLQEDFDLLMADVLGRDILQDIILVDRGLLDGVVVGMPVITENKIVVGRVFEVYDNFSKIALVSYTEGLFNVEIQNRQTIGVVRGQGRGKMLLDFVSKDAEISDGDIIMTAIADGIFPSGLPIGVIRNIERSDLEAFQKSDVVSFLNIRRIRKVFIIKDYPI